In Aminobacterium sp. MB27-C1, a single genomic region encodes these proteins:
- the mazG gene encoding nucleoside triphosphate pyrophosphohydrolase, with protein sequence MSTTVNADLERLVSIMARLRAPEGCPWDREQTFETLRSHIIEEAYELVDAISQQDIDEMKEEAGDVLLQIVFVAQLAREQGFFDIKDVISEICDKLIRRHPHVFGEMEVNGSADVLANWEKIKVKEKSLKKREDKSVLAGIPESLPPLLKAYRIQAKVSHVGFDWEKGDIKPVTDKIKEELSEVEAAVNQEEQERVEEELGDLFFAVVNLSRHLGVNPDIALQRANKKFEERFRQVEKMVHQEGREWEDYQLKDLDCFWNEAKRSESSFGQSKKTCDSSLQ encoded by the coding sequence ATGAGTACAACAGTAAATGCCGACCTTGAACGGCTTGTATCTATAATGGCCCGACTTCGAGCTCCAGAAGGATGTCCGTGGGATAGAGAGCAGACTTTCGAAACTCTTAGAAGTCACATAATTGAAGAAGCATACGAACTTGTAGATGCTATTTCTCAGCAAGATATAGACGAAATGAAGGAAGAAGCGGGAGACGTTTTGCTTCAAATTGTTTTTGTAGCACAATTGGCGAGAGAACAGGGTTTTTTTGATATAAAAGATGTAATATCCGAAATTTGTGATAAGCTCATACGAAGGCATCCGCATGTTTTTGGTGAAATGGAAGTAAATGGGAGTGCTGATGTTCTTGCTAATTGGGAAAAGATTAAGGTTAAAGAAAAATCCTTAAAGAAGCGAGAAGATAAGTCTGTTCTCGCTGGCATCCCAGAAAGTTTGCCCCCACTTCTGAAGGCATATCGTATTCAGGCAAAAGTTTCTCATGTAGGTTTTGATTGGGAAAAAGGAGATATAAAGCCAGTTACAGATAAAATAAAAGAAGAGCTAAGCGAAGTAGAGGCAGCTGTGAACCAAGAGGAACAAGAGAGAGTGGAAGAAGAGTTAGGGGATTTATTTTTTGCTGTAGTAAACCTTTCTCGACATTTGGGAGTCAATCCTGATATTGCGCTTCAAAGAGCCAATAAAAAATTCGAAGAGAGGTTTCGCCAGGTAGAAAAAATGGTTCATCAAGAGGGAAGAGAGTGGGAAGATTATCAACTAAAAGACCTTGATTGTTTTTGGAATGAAGCAAAACGATCTGAGTCTTCCTTTGGACAGTCGAAAAAAACTTGCGACTCATCATTACAGTAA
- a CDS encoding PhoH family protein has protein sequence MSENHLRATEENSFSKMLTISDQDVMARLAGNNDENFQAIEERFPVRLVVRGEQITIQGPDKDVIETVYGYLEELFKVAKHGHQILAADVRYGMDMIAIEGKANLAPLYNDIICTTARGKPVRPKTGGQKAYIEAMRTHDIVFSIGPAGTGKTYLAVCQAVAMLKAGTISRIVLVRPAVEAGESLGYLPGDLREKVAPYVRPLYDAFYDLFSPERFLRYIDKSVIEIAPLAYMRGRTLNDSFIILDEAQNTTPEQMKMFLTRLGFGSKAVITGDITQIDLPSGKKSGLIQVRDILEGVEGIAFLELTNHDVVRHEIVQRVVRAYEEYEQRNK, from the coding sequence ATGAGTGAGAATCATTTAAGAGCAACGGAAGAAAATTCTTTTTCTAAAATGCTAACTATTTCTGACCAAGATGTAATGGCTCGTCTTGCAGGAAATAATGACGAGAATTTTCAAGCTATTGAAGAACGCTTTCCTGTACGCCTTGTTGTACGAGGAGAACAAATAACTATTCAAGGCCCAGATAAAGATGTTATAGAGACCGTATATGGGTACCTTGAAGAGCTTTTTAAAGTAGCAAAACATGGTCATCAGATTCTCGCAGCTGATGTGAGATATGGTATGGATATGATCGCAATAGAGGGGAAGGCAAATCTTGCCCCCCTCTATAATGATATTATATGCACAACGGCGAGAGGAAAACCTGTTCGTCCAAAAACCGGCGGGCAAAAAGCATATATTGAGGCAATGCGTACCCATGATATAGTCTTTTCTATCGGACCGGCTGGAACGGGGAAAACCTATCTTGCTGTTTGTCAGGCAGTTGCCATGTTGAAAGCGGGAACGATAAGTCGTATCGTTTTAGTTAGGCCAGCTGTAGAAGCAGGAGAAAGTCTCGGCTATTTGCCAGGAGATTTAAGAGAAAAGGTTGCGCCTTATGTTCGTCCTCTTTATGATGCTTTTTACGATCTTTTTTCGCCGGAACGTTTTTTACGTTATATTGATAAAAGTGTTATAGAGATAGCTCCTTTAGCTTATATGCGGGGGCGAACTCTTAATGATAGTTTTATCATTCTCGACGAAGCACAAAATACGACACCCGAACAAATGAAGATGTTTTTAACACGCCTTGGTTTTGGTTCTAAAGCTGTTATTACTGGAGATATTACTCAGATAGATCTTCCTTCGGGAAAAAAGTCAGGATTGATTCAGGTGAGAGATATATTAGAAGGTGTTGAAGGAATAGCCTTTTTAGAACTTACTAATCATGATGTAGTGCGTCATGAGATAGTTCAGCGTGTTGTCAGAGCATATGAAGAGTATGAGCAACGGAATAAGTAG
- a CDS encoding pyruvate carboxylase subunit B encodes MIMKEGNNKNAVKSDKKEKTSRIAKIENLNVAKVGITETALRDAHQSLMATRMRIEDMLPVAEMMDEIGYHSLEVWGGATFDSCMRFLDEDPWERLRVLRKMFKKTKLQMLLRGQNVVGYRHYADDTVREFVKRAVGNGLDIIRIFDALNDLRNMEVAADQVKKEGAHLQLTISYTLSPVHTLSAFADLAAKMKGMGADSICIKDMAGLLSPVDAAKLVKAIKKKAGLPVQVHSHYTSGMASMSYLAAIEAGADVVDCAISPFSMGTSQPPTESLVAALAGGEYDTGLKLDKLVPIANHFKKVREKYKDIFVKLAGVDINVLIYQIPGGMYSNLVNQLREQNALNRLEEVLQEVPRVRKEMGYPPLVTPTSQIVGTQATLNVLVGERWKIIPKEVRNYFLGFYGKPPAEVDSDIKKKAVGDEEPITCRPGEKIAPEMEAAKKAVEPWALQPEDALSYVLFPAVAKDFLMKKYAKKTKRDIGLETLVDGAGYPV; translated from the coding sequence ATGATCATGAAAGAAGGAAATAATAAGAACGCTGTCAAAAGTGATAAGAAGGAAAAAACGTCCAGGATTGCCAAAATTGAGAATTTGAACGTGGCAAAAGTTGGCATTACTGAGACTGCTTTGCGAGATGCTCACCAATCTCTCATGGCGACGAGGATGCGTATTGAGGATATGCTTCCTGTTGCAGAAATGATGGATGAAATTGGCTACCATTCCCTAGAAGTTTGGGGTGGGGCGACCTTTGATTCTTGTATGCGGTTTCTCGACGAAGACCCTTGGGAAAGATTGCGCGTACTTCGTAAAATGTTTAAAAAGACGAAACTTCAAATGCTTCTTCGAGGCCAGAACGTTGTAGGGTATAGGCACTATGCTGACGATACCGTAAGAGAATTTGTGAAAAGAGCCGTTGGTAATGGCCTTGATATTATACGTATTTTTGATGCTCTCAACGATTTGCGTAACATGGAAGTTGCCGCTGATCAGGTGAAAAAAGAGGGTGCCCATTTGCAGCTTACAATTTCTTATACACTATCGCCTGTTCACACGCTTTCTGCCTTTGCAGATCTTGCTGCTAAGATGAAGGGAATGGGTGCTGATTCCATCTGTATCAAAGATATGGCAGGCCTTTTAAGCCCTGTAGATGCGGCTAAATTGGTGAAAGCTATTAAGAAAAAAGCAGGTCTTCCTGTGCAGGTTCACTCACACTATACGAGTGGAATGGCTTCCATGTCTTATCTTGCTGCTATTGAAGCGGGAGCGGATGTTGTAGATTGTGCTATATCTCCATTTTCGATGGGAACGAGTCAGCCTCCTACAGAGTCTCTTGTTGCGGCACTTGCCGGCGGAGAGTATGATACTGGCCTTAAATTAGACAAACTTGTACCTATTGCCAACCACTTTAAAAAAGTTCGTGAAAAATATAAGGACATTTTTGTAAAATTGGCAGGCGTAGATATTAATGTACTTATATATCAGATCCCAGGCGGAATGTATTCTAATCTTGTCAATCAGTTGCGGGAACAGAATGCATTGAACAGGTTAGAAGAAGTTTTGCAGGAAGTTCCTCGCGTGAGAAAAGAGATGGGATATCCTCCCCTTGTTACTCCGACAAGTCAGATAGTGGGAACACAGGCTACTCTAAATGTTCTGGTTGGTGAGCGATGGAAGATTATTCCTAAAGAAGTTCGTAATTACTTCCTTGGGTTCTATGGTAAACCACCAGCAGAAGTGGATTCAGACATTAAGAAAAAGGCTGTAGGGGATGAAGAGCCCATTACCTGCCGTCCAGGAGAGAAAATAGCTCCTGAAATGGAAGCGGCTAAAAAAGCTGTGGAACCTTGGGCTCTACAACCGGAAGATGCCCTTTCTTATGTCTTATTCCCGGCAGTGGCCAAGGATTTTCTCATGAAAAAATACGCAAAAAAAACGAAAAGAGACATAGGTCTTGAAACGTTGGTTGATGGAGCTGGATACCCAGTCTAA